A portion of the Lolium rigidum isolate FL_2022 chromosome 1, APGP_CSIRO_Lrig_0.1, whole genome shotgun sequence genome contains these proteins:
- the LOC124660618 gene encoding BTB/POZ and MATH domain-containing protein 1-like gives MEGGCTNLTDVTRSTQLLKINGYCMAKTMDSDDGPIKSRWNVHGYDWEVHLYPAGLSGRRVSSPSLALKLIFVGEARTGSVRASLCCRLVDPRGKLKPFEEKIEAGTFKRPQDCSSAVLVMPMEYLEKSGYLKDDSLTVECTLTVPKEIPDVVTRSNDEVDVPSPGLHHDLGELLQSETGADVTFVVSGESFAAHKAILAARSPVLMAEFFGKMKEKTCRRVEVKDMEAPAFEAMLHFIYTDTAPELDEPLETKVVMAQHLLAAADRYGLDRLKLMCEDRLFRGITVDTAATTLALAEQHSCSLLKDKCLEFIVSTPAILDAVMVTEEYTQLEETCPSVLRELLKSIHVTQSYQSNGGMFSVKFIFSNFEVITSFGSPAFIDPAALGNDTFNGPVRTPAAEEHTGETAEGSTPPDDGLLSSLELDREYAWGGSLFCV, from the exons ATGGAGGGTGGCTGCACAAACCTCACCGACGTCACGCGCTCGACGCAGCTGCTCAAGATCAACGGCTACTGCATGGCCAagaccatggacagcgacgacggcccCATCAAATCCAGGTGGAACGTCCATGGGTACGACTGGGAAGTCCACCTCTATCCCGCAGGCCTGTCCGGACGTCGTGTTTCCAGTCCGTCTTTAGCTCTGAAACTTATCTTCGTCGGTGAAGCCCGCACGGGCAGCGTGAGGGCGAGTCTATGCTGCCGGCTGGTAGATCCAAGGGGGAAGCTCAAACCATTTGAGGAGAAGATCGAAGCAGGAACATTCAAGCGTCCCCAAGATTGCTCGAGTGCAGTGCTGGTGATGCCGATGGAGTATCTAGAAAAGTCGGGCTATCTCAAAGATGATTCTCTGACCGTTGAGTGCACCCTCACCGTGCCCAAGGAAATACCCGATGTGGTGACGAGATCAAATGATGAAGTGGATGTCCCGTCACCCGGCTTGCACCATGACCTCGGTGAGCTCCTGCAGAGTGAGACCGGTGCGGACGTCACGTTTGTCGTCTCCGGCGAGTCATTCGCGGCGCACAAGGCCATACTCGCCGCAAGGTCCCCTGTTCTCATGGCGGAGTTCTTTGGGAAGATGAAGGAGAAGACCTGCAGGCGCGTCGAGGTGAAGGACATGGAGGCGCCGGCATTTGAGGCCATGCTGCATTTCATCTACACTGACACGGCACCTGAGCTCGATGAACCGCTGGAGACGAAGGTTGTTATGGCTCAGCATCTACTCGCTGCTGCTGACAGGTATGGGCTGGATAGGCTCAAGCTGATGTGTGAAGACAGGCTTTTCCGGGGCATCACTGTCGACACCGCTGCGACGACTCTGGCTCTAGCGGAGCAGCATAGCTGTTCCTTGCTCAAGGATAAGTGTTTAGAGTTTATCGTCAGCACTCCTGCCATCCTTGATGCCGTCATGGTGACGGAGGAGTATACCCAACTGGAGGAAACCTGCCCTTCGGTCCTGCGCGAGCTTCTCAAGTCT ATACATGTCACTCAATCATACCAGAGCAATGGAGGGATGTTCAGTGTTAAGTTTATTTTCAGTA ATTTTGAGGTGATCACTAGCTTTGGCTCACCTGCTTTTATTGATCCAGCAGCTTTGGGAAATGATACATTTAATGGGCCAGTCAGGACGCCTGCAGCTGAAGAGCACACCGGTGAGACGGCTGAAGGATCCACTCCTCCCGATGATGGCTTGCTGAGCTCCCTTGAACTTGATCGAGAATATGCTTGGGGTGGTAGTTTATTCTGTGTCTGA